From a single Actinomyces viscosus genomic region:
- a CDS encoding NAD(P)H-dependent flavin oxidoreductase has translation MSAVTDILGTWYPFIQAPMNWMTNPGFVAAVANAGGLGVVGVNAGQTTVTTDPVETAERTRAAIRGTRELTDKPIGLNLLVAPGNEFSERTLEVALEEGIEAYVTIGEPDADTFRRIQDSGAVIIHRPLNPTLEELRRAEDFGADLIVATGHDEGGITPSVSTGTFSIVPTFVDAARVPVIAAGAINDARGVAAAQALGAQGVFVGTRLMVTRESPLAGSAKQAIINATGWDVDWVAPSRRSVLTPYARGLAEQYHSDGDAEAASARLVASEAVRVGMVDGDLEAGIISVNTAISLIHDEPSVAELIERMMTGWREHA, from the coding sequence ATGAGCGCTGTGACAGACATCCTCGGAACGTGGTACCCCTTCATCCAGGCCCCCATGAACTGGATGACGAACCCCGGCTTTGTGGCGGCGGTGGCCAACGCCGGCGGCCTGGGCGTCGTCGGCGTGAACGCGGGCCAGACCACGGTGACCACCGATCCGGTGGAGACTGCCGAGCGCACCCGGGCCGCCATCCGGGGCACGCGCGAGCTCACCGACAAGCCGATCGGACTCAACCTGCTCGTCGCCCCCGGCAACGAGTTCTCCGAGCGGACCCTTGAGGTTGCTCTCGAGGAGGGCATCGAGGCCTACGTGACGATCGGGGAGCCCGACGCCGACACCTTCCGCAGGATCCAGGACTCCGGCGCCGTCATCATCCACCGTCCCCTCAACCCGACCCTGGAGGAGCTGCGCCGGGCCGAGGACTTCGGGGCGGACCTCATCGTCGCCACCGGCCACGACGAGGGCGGCATCACCCCGAGCGTCTCGACCGGGACCTTCTCCATCGTGCCGACCTTCGTCGACGCCGCCCGCGTACCGGTGATCGCCGCCGGGGCCATCAACGACGCCCGGGGCGTGGCCGCCGCCCAGGCGCTCGGCGCGCAGGGCGTCTTCGTGGGCACCCGCCTCATGGTGACCCGGGAGTCCCCGCTGGCCGGCTCCGCCAAGCAGGCGATCATCAACGCCACCGGCTGGGACGTCGACTGGGTGGCGCCGTCACGCCGCTCGGTGCTGACTCCCTACGCGCGCGGGCTCGCCGAGCAGTACCACTCCGACGGCGACGCCGAGGCCGCCTCCGCGCGGCTGGTCGCCTCCGAGGCCGTGCGCGTCGGCATGGTCGACGGCGACCTTGAGGCGGGCATCATCAGCGTCAACACGGCGATCTCCCTCATCCACGACGAGCCGAGCGTCGCCGAGCTCATCGAGCGGATGATGACCGGCTGGCGCGAGCACGCCTGA
- a CDS encoding DivIVA domain-containing protein yields the protein MALLTSDDVLNVKFNVSSFKEGYEQNEVDELLDEVTTTMRGLEERIAGSPQSPSHRAAEILLTSRDVRNRRLSTTRWSGYHIDEVDAFLDQVVSSMEALESSVRRAGAGPQAYGAEASGYGASAGAYGSVAGGAPGQVGAPGQVGAPGGPRYAEAIAQRDQYIAQLQEENAYLRADLEAAQRRLGTSGL from the coding sequence ATGGCGCTACTGACATCTGACGACGTCCTCAACGTGAAGTTCAATGTCTCCTCGTTCAAGGAGGGTTACGAGCAGAACGAGGTCGACGAGCTCCTCGATGAGGTCACCACCACGATGCGAGGGCTGGAGGAACGGATCGCCGGCTCACCGCAGTCCCCCTCCCACCGGGCCGCCGAGATCCTTCTGACCTCCAGGGACGTCAGGAACCGCCGGCTGTCCACCACCAGGTGGTCGGGTTATCACATCGATGAGGTCGACGCCTTTCTCGACCAGGTCGTCTCCTCGATGGAGGCCCTTGAGAGCAGCGTGCGTCGCGCAGGCGCCGGTCCGCAGGCCTACGGAGCCGAGGCAAGCGGTTACGGCGCGTCGGCCGGCGCTTACGGATCAGTTGCAGGCGGTGCTCCCGGTCAGGTCGGAGCTCCCGGTCAGGTCGGAGCTCCCGGCGGCCCGCGGTACGCCGAGGCGATCGCCCAGCGCGACCAGTACATCGCCCAGCTCCAGGAGGAGAACGCCTACCTGCGCGCTGACCTCGAGGCCGCCCAGCGCCGTCTGGGCACCTCCGGCCTCTAA
- a CDS encoding FtsX-like permease family protein, with amino-acid sequence MSRIALTRLLVANDSSARRRLAGIVAGVMVGVALFLMLLAAAQAFPERSLRSSWADSALLSGWQQPTHQDLQPDHVLADNELAVASGLDTVGDETITLLQVALPESGATSVTIPGSDVVPRPGEYLASPALARRIVSLPADQLGDRYGKQVGILSPDAVEGPDSLVAVVGTDLGTVAASQSHIPPQVVTAFTGVPYENEAYRIAMLIGAIAVLVPALLLVGIVTDLGAAQRAERFATLRLIGATPQQVARTAALEIGATTLVGALAGVALYLAMIPVAAQITLGSSRFYYSDLLRSPVNAVLAVGMTTAGAAAVAWWRTRRADLGPLGGSRERTERRPRLISLAPVVLGMVGLVSTPTVARQDSSLTIYLLPVSFLCTMLGLLWAGPLLTWWVARGGRALARSAAQVIGFNRIAQHPRAVFRAVAGVVVAVYAMTVFAVAITVAAGTRDVTQGGGRLSPTTLTAVLAGGDEETLGRAVERIAAVPGVTTVAVGRISGDPGREAQVVLEADKAEALGAPHVEAPDGAVSISTRWLYENVAASPVAVSAAEAGTVRAQGVPVILVGTDPASSGAVERARTALLTSDLVLGSSPTSPGSVQSIQASAMENQFARLGYIGILIAAGISAVSLGVSTVAALLGRRRVLGLLRLVGMPAGTLRSMVSYETVVPAATALVMSVGLGWLTAWSLVGGVSGRRISWPSLGYWLVLGACLVLVAAATLAGARYARRMLAGTTVRFE; translated from the coding sequence ATGAGCCGCATCGCCCTGACCCGGCTGCTCGTCGCCAACGACAGCTCAGCCCGGCGCCGCCTGGCCGGGATCGTCGCCGGGGTCATGGTGGGGGTGGCCCTGTTCCTCATGCTGCTGGCCGCCGCCCAGGCCTTCCCCGAGCGCAGCCTGCGCTCCAGCTGGGCAGACTCCGCCCTCCTGTCCGGCTGGCAGCAGCCGACCCATCAGGACCTCCAGCCCGACCACGTCCTGGCCGACAACGAGCTGGCCGTCGCCAGCGGCCTCGACACGGTGGGCGACGAGACGATCACGCTCCTGCAGGTGGCCCTGCCCGAGTCGGGGGCGACCTCGGTGACGATCCCCGGCTCCGACGTCGTCCCGAGGCCGGGCGAGTACCTCGCCTCCCCCGCCCTGGCCAGGCGCATCGTCTCCCTTCCGGCCGACCAGCTCGGCGACCGCTACGGGAAGCAGGTGGGCATCCTCTCCCCCGACGCTGTCGAGGGCCCGGACTCGCTGGTGGCCGTCGTCGGGACGGACCTGGGGACCGTGGCGGCCTCGCAGTCCCACATTCCTCCCCAGGTGGTCACCGCGTTCACGGGTGTTCCCTACGAGAACGAGGCCTACCGGATCGCCATGCTCATCGGCGCCATCGCGGTGCTCGTCCCCGCGCTGCTGCTCGTCGGGATCGTCACCGACCTGGGGGCGGCGCAGCGGGCGGAGCGCTTCGCGACGCTGCGGCTCATCGGGGCCACGCCCCAGCAGGTGGCCCGCACCGCAGCCCTCGAGATCGGGGCCACCACCTTGGTCGGCGCCCTGGCCGGCGTGGCGCTCTACCTGGCCATGATTCCCGTGGCCGCGCAGATCACGCTGGGCTCCAGCCGCTTCTACTACTCCGACCTGCTGCGCTCGCCGGTCAACGCGGTTCTCGCCGTCGGCATGACCACGGCGGGGGCGGCGGCCGTGGCCTGGTGGCGAACGCGGCGGGCCGACCTCGGCCCGCTGGGCGGGTCCCGGGAGCGCACCGAGCGCCGGCCCCGCCTCATCTCGCTGGCACCCGTGGTCCTGGGAATGGTGGGGCTGGTGAGTACTCCGACGGTGGCGCGTCAGGACTCCTCGCTCACCATCTACCTGCTGCCCGTGTCCTTCCTGTGCACGATGCTGGGGCTGCTGTGGGCCGGGCCGCTCCTGACCTGGTGGGTGGCGCGAGGCGGCCGGGCCCTGGCCCGCTCGGCGGCTCAGGTCATCGGCTTCAACCGGATCGCCCAGCATCCGCGGGCGGTCTTCAGAGCGGTGGCGGGCGTCGTCGTCGCCGTCTACGCCATGACGGTGTTCGCCGTGGCCATCACGGTGGCCGCGGGGACCCGTGACGTCACGCAGGGCGGTGGGCGCCTGAGCCCCACGACGCTCACGGCGGTGCTGGCCGGCGGCGACGAGGAGACCCTGGGGCGGGCCGTTGAGCGGATCGCCGCCGTCCCCGGGGTGACGACGGTCGCGGTAGGACGGATCAGTGGCGACCCCGGGCGGGAGGCGCAGGTCGTCCTCGAGGCCGACAAGGCCGAGGCTCTCGGGGCGCCGCACGTCGAGGCACCCGACGGCGCGGTGAGCATCAGCACCCGCTGGCTGTACGAGAACGTGGCCGCCTCACCGGTAGCGGTCAGCGCCGCCGAGGCAGGCACCGTCCGCGCTCAGGGGGTTCCCGTCATCCTCGTGGGCACCGACCCGGCCAGCTCCGGGGCCGTTGAGCGAGCCCGGACCGCGCTGCTCACCTCCGACCTGGTACTGGGAAGCTCACCCACCTCCCCCGGCTCCGTCCAGAGCATCCAGGCCTCGGCCATGGAGAACCAGTTCGCCCGCCTCGGCTACATCGGCATCCTCATCGCCGCCGGCATCTCCGCGGTGTCGCTCGGAGTCTCGACGGTGGCGGCGCTGCTGGGGCGCAGGCGCGTCCTGGGCCTGCTGCGCCTGGTCGGCATGCCTGCGGGGACACTGCGCTCCATGGTCTCCTACGAGACGGTGGTGCCGGCGGCCACGGCCCTGGTCATGAGCGTCGGCCTGGGCTGGTTGACCGCCTGGTCGCTCGTCGGCGGCGTGTCGGGTCGCCGCATCAGCTGGCCGAGCCTCGGCTACTGGCTGGTGCTGGGGGCCTGCCTGGTGCTGGTGGCGGCGGCGACCCTGGCCGGCGCCCGCTACGCCCGCCGCATGCTGGCCGGCACCACCGTCCGCTTCGAGTAG
- a CDS encoding ABC transporter ATP-binding protein → MRARGLEMSFGQTRALRGVDLDLLSGEVLAVTGPSGSGKSTLLHVMAGVLVPDAGSVSYYGAGASRGGATDPAEDTAADTTADVSVDASVDIAALDEAARSRLRLSEFGFVFQFGQLLPDLTALDNVTIPLLLAGAPRRRALARAREALGELGLSEHLDKRPGQLSGGQAQRAAVARALVTNPRLLFADEPTGSLDSLAAERTMEVLLESVRSRGAGLVIITHDARVAAYADREVTVRDGRIGAGAIQSARPAQRAPERPEERS, encoded by the coding sequence ATGCGCGCCCGAGGACTGGAGATGAGCTTCGGGCAGACCCGCGCGCTGCGCGGCGTCGACCTGGACCTCCTGTCCGGCGAGGTCCTGGCCGTCACCGGCCCGTCGGGCTCGGGCAAGTCCACGCTCCTGCACGTCATGGCCGGGGTCCTCGTGCCCGACGCCGGCAGCGTCAGCTACTACGGCGCCGGAGCGTCCCGGGGCGGCGCGACGGACCCCGCCGAGGACACGGCCGCGGACACCACTGCGGATGTCTCAGTGGATGCCTCGGTGGACATCGCGGCCCTCGACGAGGCCGCCCGCAGTCGCCTGCGCCTGAGCGAGTTCGGCTTCGTCTTCCAGTTCGGCCAGCTCCTGCCGGACCTGACCGCCCTGGACAACGTCACCATCCCCCTGCTGCTGGCCGGGGCCCCGCGCCGGAGGGCGCTGGCCCGGGCCCGCGAGGCGCTGGGAGAGCTGGGGCTGAGCGAGCACCTGGACAAGCGGCCCGGCCAGCTCTCGGGCGGGCAGGCCCAGCGGGCCGCCGTCGCGCGGGCGCTGGTGACCAACCCGCGCCTCCTCTTCGCCGACGAGCCCACCGGATCCCTGGACTCCCTGGCCGCCGAGCGGACCATGGAGGTGCTGCTGGAATCGGTGCGCTCGCGCGGCGCCGGCCTGGTCATCATCACTCACGACGCGCGCGTGGCCGCCTACGCCGACCGGGAGGTCACCGTGCGCGACGGCCGTATCGGCGCCGGGGCCATCCAGTCGGCACGGCCCGCGCAGCGCGCACCGGAGAGGCCGGAGGAACGGTCATGA
- a CDS encoding PadR family transcriptional regulator, producing MESRLTLLGLLSAGPGHGYDLKRSWDHWFAASRPLAYGQVYATLARLVRDGLITQVEAEAGAGPERKRYEVTDAGRDAVEQWLLTPVTPAGDVQADIFAKTVIALMLDDDAGRLLDLQRAEHMARMRELTRLKQDGDLRTVLLADHALFHIEADLRWMETTAARLSELRAEVRS from the coding sequence ATGGAATCACGACTCACTCTTCTGGGCCTGCTCAGCGCGGGCCCGGGGCACGGCTACGACCTCAAGCGCTCCTGGGACCACTGGTTCGCCGCCTCCAGGCCGCTGGCCTACGGGCAGGTCTACGCCACGCTCGCCCGCCTGGTGCGTGACGGGCTCATCACCCAGGTCGAGGCCGAGGCGGGCGCCGGCCCGGAGCGCAAGCGCTACGAGGTCACCGACGCCGGTCGGGACGCCGTCGAGCAGTGGCTCCTGACCCCCGTCACCCCCGCCGGCGACGTCCAGGCGGACATCTTCGCCAAGACCGTCATCGCCCTCATGCTCGACGACGACGCCGGTCGGCTCCTCGACCTCCAGCGCGCCGAGCACATGGCGCGCATGCGCGAGCTGACCCGCCTCAAGCAGGACGGCGACCTGCGCACGGTGCTGCTGGCCGACCACGCCCTGTTCCACATCGAGGCCGACCTGCGCTGGATGGAGACCACCGCGGCCCGCCTGAGCGAGCTGAGGGCGGAGGTGCGCTCATGA
- a CDS encoding FecCD family ABC transporter permease: MSEEDIGSGARPSCTRATPPGAGGQTAGTRPGPGPRPGRPLILLAAAALLAASILASLLIGSSKIPADQVVHYLLHPDASNVSYNINVLRVQRTLIGLLVGAALAVAGAVMQAVTRNPLAEPGLLGVNAGASLGIVLGTAALGVLPVPGQLALAAGGALAATALVQVIGMIGSAVGGAGGGSPVRLVLIGVAFSAFAEAVIRGVVLTMPNLFRTFIDWEVGSLTRADIPLPAMAALVLLGIGAALLLAGALDNIALGDDVAAALGTRVGLVRAASLAVITVLCATATTVAGPIGFVGLMAPLTASWLMGPHRGWIVALCALVGPAVVLAADVLGRVLARPGEMQVGLLTAFVGSPVLLLMVLRMKDRAS; this comes from the coding sequence ATGTCGGAGGAGGACATCGGCAGCGGTGCTCGCCCCTCTTGCACCCGCGCGACGCCACCCGGAGCGGGTGGACAGACGGCCGGCACCCGCCCCGGTCCCGGCCCTCGCCCTGGGCGCCCGCTCATCCTCCTGGCCGCCGCCGCGCTGCTGGCCGCGAGCATCCTGGCCTCCCTGCTCATCGGCTCCTCGAAGATCCCCGCCGACCAGGTCGTCCACTACCTGCTCCACCCGGACGCCTCCAACGTCAGCTACAACATCAACGTCCTGCGCGTCCAGCGCACCCTCATCGGCCTGCTCGTTGGAGCGGCCCTGGCAGTGGCCGGCGCGGTCATGCAGGCCGTCACCCGCAACCCCCTGGCCGAGCCCGGCCTGCTCGGCGTCAACGCCGGCGCCTCACTGGGCATCGTCCTGGGGACCGCCGCGCTCGGCGTGCTCCCGGTGCCCGGCCAGCTGGCCCTGGCGGCCGGCGGCGCCCTGGCGGCTACCGCGCTCGTCCAGGTCATCGGCATGATCGGCAGCGCCGTGGGTGGAGCGGGCGGCGGCTCGCCGGTGCGCCTGGTCCTCATCGGCGTGGCCTTCTCGGCCTTCGCCGAGGCGGTCATCCGCGGCGTCGTGCTGACGATGCCGAACCTGTTCCGCACCTTCATCGACTGGGAGGTCGGCTCCCTGACCCGCGCCGACATCCCCCTGCCGGCCATGGCGGCCCTCGTGCTCCTGGGGATCGGCGCGGCCCTCCTCCTGGCCGGCGCCCTGGACAACATCGCCCTGGGCGACGACGTCGCGGCCGCCCTGGGCACCCGGGTCGGCCTCGTGCGGGCGGCGAGCCTGGCGGTCATCACCGTCCTGTGTGCCACCGCCACCACGGTGGCCGGCCCCATCGGCTTCGTCGGACTCATGGCGCCCCTGACGGCCTCCTGGCTCATGGGACCCCACCGGGGCTGGATCGTGGCGCTGTGCGCGCTGGTGGGGCCCGCCGTCGTCCTGGCCGCCGACGTCCTGGGCCGCGTCCTGGCCCGCCCCGGAGAGATGCAGGTCGGCCTGCTGACAGCCTTCGTCGGCTCACCCGTCCTGCTGCTCATGGTCCTGCGGATGAAGGACCGAGCCTCATGA
- a CDS encoding FecCD family ABC transporter permease, producing MRAGEPHRALAPTRPPVAAGPRRRLHVGTDAGRLWIVVGRWSVLIRPRHVVIGLVLLALSLAVAVAALRLGRFTVSTQEVIDALRGQGRRIVQIVVVMWKLPRILLGLVAGLALGVAGAVFQTITRNPLGSPDLIGFSTGAQTGILVSVLLLPGGMLSTSLASFIGGAAVGTVTYLVSLRGGFTGLRFILVGIAISSMLVSVNRWLLVRVDDDQGLGALKAITGTLGAARWPVVTPTCLAIAVAVTLTLLAGRHLQVLSLGEQVSTILGSPTRRVSAVLILLGTVLVAVVTMAAGPIGFVALVAPHLARLLTGSPQPPLLVSGLTGSLLLVGADLLSQLVLESMPVSVVTNAVGGLYLMVALTVAARGRRPL from the coding sequence ATGAGGGCCGGCGAGCCGCACCGCGCACTGGCACCGACGCGCCCGCCCGTCGCCGCAGGCCCGCGCCGCCGCCTCCACGTGGGCACCGACGCCGGGCGGTTGTGGATCGTCGTCGGCCGCTGGTCGGTGCTCATCAGGCCGCGCCACGTCGTCATCGGCCTCGTCCTGCTGGCGCTCAGCCTCGCGGTGGCCGTCGCCGCCCTGCGTCTGGGGAGGTTCACCGTCTCCACCCAGGAGGTCATCGACGCCCTCCGAGGGCAGGGGCGCCGGATCGTCCAGATCGTCGTCGTCATGTGGAAGCTGCCCCGGATCCTGCTGGGGCTCGTAGCGGGCCTGGCCCTGGGCGTGGCCGGCGCCGTCTTCCAGACCATCACCCGCAACCCCCTGGGCTCGCCCGACCTCATCGGCTTCAGCACCGGCGCGCAGACCGGGATCCTGGTCAGCGTCCTGCTCCTGCCCGGCGGCATGCTGTCCACCTCCCTGGCCTCCTTCATCGGCGGCGCCGCCGTGGGGACGGTGACCTACCTCGTCTCCCTGCGCGGTGGATTCACCGGGCTGCGCTTCATCCTGGTGGGCATCGCCATCAGCTCGATGCTCGTGTCGGTCAACCGCTGGCTCCTGGTGCGGGTCGACGACGATCAGGGCCTGGGCGCCCTCAAGGCCATCACCGGCACCCTCGGGGCGGCCCGGTGGCCGGTGGTCACCCCGACCTGCCTGGCCATCGCGGTCGCCGTGACCCTCACCCTGCTGGCCGGCAGGCACCTGCAGGTCCTGTCCCTGGGCGAGCAGGTGTCCACGATCCTGGGCAGCCCCACCCGCCGCGTCAGCGCCGTCCTCATCCTGCTGGGCACGGTGCTGGTGGCGGTGGTGACGATGGCGGCCGGCCCCATCGGCTTCGTGGCCCTCGTCGCGCCCCACCTCGCCCGGCTCCTCACCGGCTCCCCGCAGCCCCCGCTGCTGGTGAGCGGCCTGACCGGGAGCCTCCTGCTGGTGGGCGCCGACCTGCTCAGCCAGCTGGTGCTCGAGTCGATGCCCGTCAGCGTGGTGACCAACGCCGTCGGCGGGCTCTACCTCATGGTGGCGCTGACCGTGGCGGCGCGCGGAAGGAGACCCCTGTGA
- a CDS encoding ABC transporter ATP-binding protein — protein sequence MPSSSELSDLPAEPPTDSSVASGPAASSARLAARGATIAYERHVVSRDLDVDIPAGVFTAIVGPNACGKSTLLRALARLHRPARGAVLLDGADIARLGTKEVARRVGLLPQSAVVPSGMLVRDLVARGRFPHQGLFRQWSPQDRDAVEEAMEMVGVTELAARPVDELSGGQRQRVWIALALAQGTETILLDEPTTFLDLAHQVDILQLCRRLNADGRTVVAVLHDLNQAARCAEHMIVMHAGRVRVTGSPRRILTEDLIEEVFGLEAVIAPDPVAGTPMVVPRNLGAAAQAGSGPDSVPAAPAPQSTAEPASAGISPTARSQQDGQERNTDR from the coding sequence CTGCCCAGCTCCTCGGAGCTCTCGGACCTGCCCGCCGAGCCGCCCACGGACTCCTCCGTCGCCTCTGGGCCGGCCGCCTCCTCGGCTCGCCTGGCCGCCCGGGGCGCGACCATCGCCTACGAGCGCCACGTCGTCTCCCGCGACCTCGACGTCGACATCCCGGCCGGTGTCTTCACCGCCATCGTGGGCCCCAACGCCTGCGGGAAGTCCACGCTGCTGCGCGCCCTGGCCCGCCTGCACCGGCCCGCCCGCGGCGCGGTCCTGCTCGACGGCGCCGACATCGCCCGCCTGGGCACCAAGGAGGTGGCCCGCCGGGTCGGCCTGCTGCCCCAGAGCGCCGTCGTGCCCAGCGGCATGCTGGTGCGCGACCTCGTGGCCCGCGGCCGCTTCCCCCACCAGGGCCTGTTCCGCCAGTGGTCGCCCCAGGACCGCGACGCCGTCGAGGAGGCCATGGAGATGGTGGGCGTCACCGAGCTGGCCGCCCGTCCCGTCGACGAGCTCAGTGGCGGCCAGCGCCAGCGGGTGTGGATCGCCCTGGCCCTGGCCCAGGGCACCGAGACGATCCTCCTGGATGAGCCCACCACCTTCCTCGACCTGGCCCACCAGGTCGACATCCTCCAGCTGTGCCGCCGCCTCAACGCCGACGGGCGCACGGTGGTGGCCGTCCTGCACGACCTCAACCAGGCCGCACGCTGCGCCGAGCACATGATCGTCATGCATGCCGGCCGGGTGCGCGTCACCGGCTCCCCGCGCCGGATCCTCACCGAGGACCTCATCGAGGAGGTCTTCGGCCTGGAGGCCGTCATCGCCCCCGACCCGGTGGCCGGCACCCCCATGGTGGTGCCCCGCAACCTGGGCGCGGCCGCGCAGGCGGGCTCCGGCCCGGACTCCGTGCCCGCCGCCCCCGCTCCACAGTCCACTGCCGAGCCCGCCTCGGCAGGTATCAGCCCGACTGCTCGCTCCCAGCAGGACGGACAAGAAAGGAACACCGACAGATGA
- the fepB gene encoding Fe2+-enterobactin ABC transporter substrate-binding protein has translation MNASTRRARRLRQGLVAVVAMVLSTGLAACGSSDSTSTSTAAASAGASGAASSAASPQATWPVTIKGDDGVDVEIKAEPKSIVSTSVTLTGSLLAIDAPVVASTPAKKKDDKTDDNGFFVQWSKQATDKGVKAIDGTEDNLAQTVAGDNPDLIIVAKTGQDSAVKVVDSLRQLEVPVLVIDYGSHSWQDVTKTLGQATGRQAKADSVIQDYNTKAEKAKSAISVPQGSTSVFTVPGDGTKGANAFTEEAPQVQLLKDLGFTIAAVPDSVKGDQSMGERKDIVQLSPENVQAGLTGDNWVVIAADETAKTAVTSNETFSSAAPVTGGKVQYMPPSSFRLDYYSALEMLDAVQKAYPKAS, from the coding sequence ATGAACGCATCCACGCGGCGCGCCCGCCGCTTGAGACAGGGCCTCGTCGCCGTCGTCGCCATGGTGCTGAGTACCGGACTGGCGGCCTGCGGCTCCTCCGACTCGACCTCCACCTCAACCGCCGCAGCCTCAGCAGGGGCCTCCGGCGCCGCGTCGTCGGCCGCCTCCCCGCAGGCCACCTGGCCGGTCACCATCAAGGGTGACGACGGCGTCGACGTCGAGATCAAGGCCGAGCCCAAGAGCATCGTGTCCACCTCCGTGACGCTCACCGGCTCGCTCCTGGCCATCGATGCCCCGGTGGTCGCCTCGACCCCCGCCAAGAAGAAGGATGACAAGACCGACGACAACGGCTTCTTCGTCCAGTGGTCCAAGCAGGCCACTGACAAGGGTGTCAAGGCCATCGACGGTACGGAGGACAACCTTGCCCAGACCGTGGCCGGCGACAACCCCGACCTCATCATCGTCGCCAAGACGGGCCAGGACTCGGCCGTCAAGGTCGTCGACAGCCTGCGCCAGCTCGAGGTGCCGGTCCTCGTCATCGACTACGGCTCGCACTCCTGGCAGGACGTGACCAAGACCCTGGGCCAGGCCACCGGCCGCCAGGCCAAGGCCGACTCCGTCATCCAGGACTACAACACCAAGGCGGAGAAGGCCAAGAGCGCCATCTCGGTCCCGCAGGGGTCGACGTCGGTCTTCACCGTCCCGGGCGACGGCACCAAGGGCGCCAACGCCTTCACTGAGGAGGCCCCGCAGGTCCAGCTCCTCAAGGACCTGGGCTTCACCATCGCCGCCGTCCCCGACTCCGTCAAGGGCGACCAGTCCATGGGTGAGCGCAAGGACATCGTCCAGCTCTCGCCTGAGAACGTCCAGGCCGGGCTGACCGGCGACAACTGGGTGGTCATCGCCGCTGACGAGACCGCCAAGACCGCCGTCACCAGCAACGAGACCTTCAGCTCGGCCGCCCCGGTGACCGGCGGCAAGGTGCAGTACATGCCGCCCTCGTCCTTCCGGCTGGACTACTACTCGGCCCTCGAGATGCTCGACGCCGTCCAGAAGGCCTACCCCAAGGCCTCCTGA